Proteins from one Scleropages formosus chromosome 14, fSclFor1.1, whole genome shotgun sequence genomic window:
- the msna gene encoding moesin a isoform X1, whose translation MPKTISVRVTTMDAELEFAIQPNTTGKQLFDQVVKTIGLREIWFFGLQYQDTKGFSTWLKLNKKVTAQDVRKESPLLFKFRAKFYPEDVSEELIQEATQRLFFLQVKEGILNDDIYCPPETAVLLASYAVQAKYGDYNKETHMPGYLSNEKILPQRVLEQHKFTKEQWEERIQVWHEEHKGMLREDSMMEYLKIAQDLEMYGVNYFSIKNKKGSELWLGVDALGLNIYKQEDKMTPTIGFPWSEIRNISFNDKKFVIKPIDKKAPDFVFYAPRLRINKRILALCMGNHELYMRRRKPDTIEVQQMKAQAREEKNHKKMERALLENEKKKREMAEKEKEKIEKEKEELMERLRNIEEQTKKAQQELEEQTKRALELEQERKRAQEEAERLEKERRMAEEARLALLQQSENQMKNQEHLATELAELTSKISLLEDAKKKKEEEALEWQQKATTVQEDLEKTKDELKNKVLSAHMQEPVHAENEHDENDESSAEASAELTSAAAYKDRSEEERMTEAEKNERVQKHLLALSSELANARDESKKTQNDIIHAENVRAGRDKYKTLRQIRSGNTKQRIDEFECM comes from the exons ATCAGTGTGCGAGTTACCACAATGGATGCAGAGCTGGAATTTGCCATCCAGCCCAACACAACAGGCAAACAGCTCTTTGACCAG GTGGTGAAAACGATCGGACTTCGAGAGATTTGGTTTTTTGGGCTGCAGTACCAGGACACCAAAGGCTTCTCCACTTGGCTCAAACTCAACAAAAAG GTGACGGCCCAGGATGTACGCAAGGAGAGCCCCCTTCTCTTCAAGTTCCGAGCCAAGTTCTACCCCGAAGACGTGTCTGAAGAGCTGATCCAGGAGGCCACGCAGAGGCTTTTTTTCCTGCAGGTGAAGGAGGGGATCCTCAATGATGACATCTACTGTCCCCCCGAGACTGCCGTGCTGCTGGCCTCCTACGCTGTGCAAGCCAAGTACGGGGACTACaacaaggaaacccacatgccTGGATACCTGTCCAATGAAAAGATACTTCCCCAAAG AGTCTTGGAGCAGCACAAGTTCACCAAGGAGCAGTGGGAAGAGAGGATCCAGGTGTGGCATGAGGAGCACAAGGGGATGCTCAG GGAGGATTCCATGATGGAGTACTTGAAGATTGCCCAAGACCTCGAGATGTATGGTGTGAATTACTTCAGCATCAAGAACAAGAAAGGCTCAGAACTGTGGCTGGGAGTGGATGCTCTTGGACTCAACATTTACAAGCAGGAGGACAA GATGACGCCAACAATTGGGTTCCCGTGGAGTGAGATCCGAAACATCTCCTTCAACGACAAGAAATTTGTTATCAAGCCAATTGACAAGAAAGCACCG gacTTTGTGTTCTACGCTCCACGCCTCCGCATCAACAAGCGCATCCTTGCGCTGTGCATGGGCAACCATGAGCTGTACATGCGGCGCCGCAAGCCGGACACCATCGAAGTGCAGCAGATGAAGGCCCAGGCCCGTGAGGAAAAGAACCACAAGAAAATGGAGAG GGCACTGCTGgagaatgagaagaagaagcgcGAGATGGccgagaaggagaaggagaagattgagaaggagaaagaggagctCATGGAGAGGCTGCGGAACATCGAGGAGCAGACGAAAAAAGCGCAGCAAG AACTTGAGGAGCAGACGAAGCGGGCCctggagctggagcaggagcgcAAGCGGGCCCAGGAGGAGGCAGAGCGGCTGGAGAAGGAGCGGCGAATGGCAGAGGAGGCCAGGCTGGCTCTGCTGCAGCAGTCTGAGAACCAGATGAAGAACCAGGAGCACCTG GCCACTGAACTGGCTGAGCTGACCTCCAAGATCTCCCTCCTGGAGGATgccaagaagaaaaaggaagaggagGCCTTGGAGTGGCAGCAGAAG GCAACCACAGTTCAGGAGGACCTGGAGAAGACCAAGGACGAGCTGAAGAACAAGGTGCTGTCTGCTCACATGCAGGAGCCGGTGCACGCCGAGAACGAGCATGATGAGAATGACGAGAGCAGTGCCGAGGCCAGCGCCGAGCTCACGTCTGCTGCTGCCTACAAGGACCGCAGTGAGGAGGAGCGCATGACCGAGGCGGAGAAGAACGAGCGTGTACAGAAGCACCTGCTG GCCCTCAGTTCAGAGCTGGCTAACGCCCGTGACGAAAGCAAGAAGACGCAGAACGACATCATCCACGCGGAGAACGTGCGAGCTGGTCGGGACAAGTACAAGACCTTGCGGCAGATCCGGTCGGGGAACACCAAGCAGCGCATTGACGAGTTTGAGTGCATGTGA
- the msna gene encoding moesin a isoform X2 has product MQSWNLPSSPTQQANSSLTRVLEQHKFTKEQWEERIQVWHEEHKGMLREDSMMEYLKIAQDLEMYGVNYFSIKNKKGSELWLGVDALGLNIYKQEDKMTPTIGFPWSEIRNISFNDKKFVIKPIDKKAPDFVFYAPRLRINKRILALCMGNHELYMRRRKPDTIEVQQMKAQAREEKNHKKMERALLENEKKKREMAEKEKEKIEKEKEELMERLRNIEEQTKKAQQELEEQTKRALELEQERKRAQEEAERLEKERRMAEEARLALLQQSENQMKNQEHLATELAELTSKISLLEDAKKKKEEEALEWQQKATTVQEDLEKTKDELKNKVLSAHMQEPVHAENEHDENDESSAEASAELTSAAAYKDRSEEERMTEAEKNERVQKHLLALSSELANARDESKKTQNDIIHAENVRAGRDKYKTLRQIRSGNTKQRIDEFECM; this is encoded by the exons ATGCAGAGCTGGAATTTGCCATCCAGCCCAACACAACAGGCAAACAGCTCTTTGACCAG AGTCTTGGAGCAGCACAAGTTCACCAAGGAGCAGTGGGAAGAGAGGATCCAGGTGTGGCATGAGGAGCACAAGGGGATGCTCAG GGAGGATTCCATGATGGAGTACTTGAAGATTGCCCAAGACCTCGAGATGTATGGTGTGAATTACTTCAGCATCAAGAACAAGAAAGGCTCAGAACTGTGGCTGGGAGTGGATGCTCTTGGACTCAACATTTACAAGCAGGAGGACAA GATGACGCCAACAATTGGGTTCCCGTGGAGTGAGATCCGAAACATCTCCTTCAACGACAAGAAATTTGTTATCAAGCCAATTGACAAGAAAGCACCG gacTTTGTGTTCTACGCTCCACGCCTCCGCATCAACAAGCGCATCCTTGCGCTGTGCATGGGCAACCATGAGCTGTACATGCGGCGCCGCAAGCCGGACACCATCGAAGTGCAGCAGATGAAGGCCCAGGCCCGTGAGGAAAAGAACCACAAGAAAATGGAGAG GGCACTGCTGgagaatgagaagaagaagcgcGAGATGGccgagaaggagaaggagaagattgagaaggagaaagaggagctCATGGAGAGGCTGCGGAACATCGAGGAGCAGACGAAAAAAGCGCAGCAAG AACTTGAGGAGCAGACGAAGCGGGCCctggagctggagcaggagcgcAAGCGGGCCCAGGAGGAGGCAGAGCGGCTGGAGAAGGAGCGGCGAATGGCAGAGGAGGCCAGGCTGGCTCTGCTGCAGCAGTCTGAGAACCAGATGAAGAACCAGGAGCACCTG GCCACTGAACTGGCTGAGCTGACCTCCAAGATCTCCCTCCTGGAGGATgccaagaagaaaaaggaagaggagGCCTTGGAGTGGCAGCAGAAG GCAACCACAGTTCAGGAGGACCTGGAGAAGACCAAGGACGAGCTGAAGAACAAGGTGCTGTCTGCTCACATGCAGGAGCCGGTGCACGCCGAGAACGAGCATGATGAGAATGACGAGAGCAGTGCCGAGGCCAGCGCCGAGCTCACGTCTGCTGCTGCCTACAAGGACCGCAGTGAGGAGGAGCGCATGACCGAGGCGGAGAAGAACGAGCGTGTACAGAAGCACCTGCTG GCCCTCAGTTCAGAGCTGGCTAACGCCCGTGACGAAAGCAAGAAGACGCAGAACGACATCATCCACGCGGAGAACGTGCGAGCTGGTCGGGACAAGTACAAGACCTTGCGGCAGATCCGGTCGGGGAACACCAAGCAGCGCATTGACGAGTTTGAGTGCATGTGA